The region ATTTTCATTATTGCATCTCGAGCTCTTAGGATGTTGTCTTTAGAACCTGAAATGGTAATTTGATCTTGTATTGGattgcttcctttctttggaaaatgAACAGTAACATCATATTCTGTGCAAATCTGGGAAATAAATATACCTTTATTACCAAAGATCTTGGAATGGTTTTTGGAATCTAAACTGAAGGTTTGCCTAAAATTTCGTAATGTCTGGTCATCTACTTCCATTTGTAAAGCTTTTACTAGTTTTTGCAACTTCATCTTGGCTTGTTCTACATTTGCTTCAAGGCCCATAATGGATATGATGTGAAAATTTCCTCCGGGTTGTGATACCTGAATATGAACTTCAAATTCCTTTATTAGCTTGCGTAACCCACTTCCTTTGTGCCCAATTATGTATGGATGTAGGTGAAAAGGTACTTGGACTTCAGCAGTGACAGGAACAAGAGGTTCCAGAGTTTGGGTGGCTGTCTTGCAGTTTTCAGCTTTTCCTGAGATAGGCATAGTGTTGCCTTGTTTTTGAGAAGTTGAAGCAGGCTCTTTAgtgttcttttcctccttttcttttccagtaTCCTGAAGCTCTGGATGTGTATTTGTAGTTGGTTTTTCTGCATCTGGAAACTTGCTTTGAACTTTACAATCTCTTGCAATTTGCTGAATTCTAGAGCAGACAGGTCCCATGATAAAAGGATGGAATTTTGGGGGAACAACACACCGTCTTGTGACTTGGGAACCCAAAGGCTTAAATATCTCTTGAATATGTTTTTTCGCTGCTTCAACACAAGCCTTTGCTCCTTTTATTGTGACTTTTGTACTCTCTTTTCCTGCATATGAAAAGTTAATAAACACACCACCATAttccttaattattttttgtaaaaGCTGTCCCCTTTGCATGACAAAGTAATTGTGGAATTTGGGATTTATTAGTATGCTATCTTCTACCACGTTCTCCAGATCTTTCAGTAAAACCTCTAACTCTCTTTGCACATTTTTAACAGCTTCTTCTGTCCCTATGATTGTTACTGATTCTTGATCCTTGTTCTTAAAGGTAGGGAAAATGATACGTGCCCCTGTCTTTTCACAGACTTTATGAAGATTGCCACCATTTTCACTCATAAGAAATTGATGATACTTTGACTTTACAGGGACAGTCACAGAGTAATTCTTGGCTTGCTCTTCTGCAAGTTGCAGAAGTTTTTTCTTAGTCTTTTCAACATTTTCTGCAGGGCCTCTAATAATGACTTTTTGAAGGCCCAATTTGGTACTTGGAAAATGAATATGGACTTTGCCACATTCTTCCATGATTGAACTAATCAAAGACTCTTTAGAGTCAATCAAGGATTTGTGTAGACTAGGAGGAATAGAAATTTCTTCTTCAGAAACTTTGGCT is a window of Arvicola amphibius chromosome X, mArvAmp1.2, whole genome shotgun sequence DNA encoding:
- the LOC119804559 gene encoding vigilin-like, which gives rise to MTSKRQYIVYPNRSFQRESRAANLNLRGRVNFPSSSCNSENNITFRKPENREVTRNWILAMHKNAAKVSEEEISIPPSLHKSLIDSKESLISSIMEECGKVHIHFPSTKLGLQKVIIRGPAENVEKTKKKLLQLAEEQAKNYSVTVPVKSKYHQFLMSENGGNLHKVCEKTGARIIFPTFKNKDQESVTIIGTEEAVKNVQRELEVLLKDLENVVEDSILINPKFHNYFVMQRGQLLQKIIKEYGGVFINFSYAGKESTKVTIKGAKACVEAAKKHIQEIFKPLGSQVTRRCVVPPKFHPFIMGPVCSRIQQIARDCKVQSKFPDAEKPTTNTHPELQDTGKEKEEKNTKEPASTSQKQGNTMPISGKAENCKTATQTLEPLVPVTAEVQVPFHLHPYIIGHKGSGLRKLIKEFEVHIQVSQPGGNFHIISIMGLEANVEQAKMKLQKLVKALQMEVDDQTLRNFRQTFSLDSKNHSKIFGNKGIFISQICTEYDVTVHFPKKGSNPIQDQITISGSKDNILRARDAIMKILRKIEKTVSKEIPLNHHVCANIIGFGGKSVNQIMEQFQVDIRVPSRVTCNNSSIIVSGSSSNVQDAIDYILTLEKQFLSVGKDEPPLEHAKHGGTGHMAAKTSKSFRKRNALRNAKSTSHPPRVDNSEDFPKMKHQVSPKPHPWRP